One window from the genome of Acidimicrobiia bacterium encodes:
- a CDS encoding 3-keto-5-aminohexanoate cleavage protein has protein sequence MGRSMNRKVIISCAVTGSGDTTGKSPHVPVTPEAIADSALAAASAGAAIVHCHVRNLETGQGARTVAYYQEVVERIRAENQEVVVNLTAGMGGDLNVGPDHDPMDWQPGTDLVGGAERLAHVEAIRPDICSLDCGSLNFGDGNAVYVSTPDMLRIMAERVRELGVKPELEVFDTGNLWFAETMIAEGLVDAPYWLQLCLSIPYGTPMDVGILQAMVNRLPEQAEFTSFGLGAMQMPMVAQSVMLGGHVRVGLEDNLYLERGVLATNEQLVAKAVNIIELMGARAQTAAEARETLQLTR, from the coding sequence ATGGGTCGGTCCATGAACCGGAAGGTCATTATTTCATGTGCAGTTACGGGGTCGGGAGACACTACGGGCAAAAGCCCTCATGTGCCGGTAACCCCCGAAGCCATCGCCGATTCGGCTTTAGCGGCCGCCTCTGCCGGTGCGGCCATTGTGCATTGTCACGTACGCAATCTCGAAACTGGCCAAGGGGCCCGCACGGTGGCTTACTACCAAGAGGTGGTAGAGCGCATCCGCGCCGAGAATCAAGAGGTGGTGGTCAACTTGACCGCCGGTATGGGTGGAGACCTCAACGTGGGTCCCGATCATGACCCTATGGATTGGCAACCCGGGACCGACTTGGTAGGTGGGGCCGAGCGGTTAGCTCATGTGGAAGCTATCCGCCCGGATATTTGCTCGTTGGATTGTGGCTCGCTCAACTTTGGTGACGGGAATGCGGTTTATGTTTCGACACCGGACATGTTGCGCATTATGGCCGAACGGGTGCGTGAACTTGGGGTAAAACCGGAGCTTGAAGTTTTTGATACGGGGAACTTGTGGTTTGCTGAAACCATGATTGCTGAGGGGCTGGTTGATGCGCCGTACTGGTTGCAACTTTGCTTGTCTATTCCTTACGGCACCCCTATGGATGTGGGTATTTTGCAAGCCATGGTAAATCGTTTGCCAGAACAAGCCGAGTTCACCTCTTTTGGTTTGGGAGCGATGCAAATGCCCATGGTGGCTCAGTCCGTCATGTTGGGCGGCCACGTAAGGGTGGGCCTCGAAGACAACCTTTATTTGGAGCGTGGCGTGTTAGCCACCAATGAACAGTTGGTAGCTAAGGCGGTGAATATCATTGAACTCATGGGGGCTCGGGCGCAAACAGCGGCCGAGGCTCGTGAAACGTTGCAGTTGACCCGATGA
- a CDS encoding L-carnitine dehydrogenase, protein MSNQSSSTVACIGMGVIGCGWAAHFLGQGYDVQAWDPAPGGEQRLEEFLDLAWPAMEQLGLAAGADRSRVTFCATTEEAVSGALLVQENAPERLELKQGLLAELDQLCGPEVIIASSTSGYLISDMTEQCRHAPERVVVGHPFNPVYLLPLVEVVAGPQTSSAAMDRAVKIYESTGKTVMRLDKEVEGFVSDRLQEAMWREALHMVANGEATVEQLDLAITAGPGLRWALMGPMLTFHLAGGEGGMAHMLDHFGPSLQSPWTRLVAPELTTELRDAVVEGCLDEAAGRTVADLVEERDRGLVKILQALRAGD, encoded by the coding sequence ATGAGCAATCAATCTTCGTCAACCGTGGCCTGCATTGGCATGGGGGTCATTGGGTGCGGCTGGGCAGCACATTTTCTAGGCCAGGGGTACGACGTACAGGCTTGGGACCCGGCTCCGGGAGGCGAGCAGCGCCTCGAAGAGTTTTTAGATTTAGCGTGGCCGGCCATGGAGCAACTGGGTCTTGCTGCGGGCGCTGACCGCAGCAGGGTAACTTTTTGTGCCACCACTGAGGAGGCGGTAAGCGGAGCCCTGCTGGTGCAAGAGAACGCTCCCGAACGCTTGGAACTGAAACAAGGTTTGCTGGCCGAACTTGACCAGTTATGTGGTCCGGAAGTGATTATTGCTTCATCCACCTCAGGGTATTTGATTAGCGATATGACGGAGCAATGCCGGCATGCCCCGGAACGCGTGGTGGTGGGCCATCCCTTCAACCCGGTGTATTTGTTGCCCCTAGTAGAGGTGGTGGCGGGACCGCAAACCTCCAGCGCCGCTATGGACCGAGCGGTGAAAATTTATGAATCCACCGGGAAAACGGTGATGCGCTTAGATAAAGAAGTCGAAGGGTTTGTCTCGGACCGTTTACAAGAAGCCATGTGGCGTGAGGCGCTCCATATGGTGGCCAACGGTGAAGCCACAGTCGAACAATTAGATTTAGCTATTACTGCCGGCCCGGGGCTGCGGTGGGCTTTGATGGGCCCCATGTTGACCTTTCATTTAGCGGGCGGGGAGGGCGGCATGGCCCACATGCTTGACCACTTTGGGCCGTCCCTGCAGTCGCCGTGGACCAGGCTGGTGGCTCCTGAACTCACGACTGAACTTCGTGACGCAGTGGTTGAAGGCTGCCTTGATGAGGCGGCAGGCCGCACGGTGGCCGACTTGGTCGAAGAACGAGACCGTGGCTTGGTCAAGATTTTACAAGCCTTACGAGCAGGAGATTAG
- a CDS encoding DUF971 domain-containing protein: MEPEDRALLAAPHNLPTGDFSLYPIEHHLTAAEVAGQKVTLRWSDSRVSEFHALWLRDNCPCCVHHYTMEQTYEVSQAPVDLHPATVGLNKEGALVVEWAPEEHRSVFHPGWLRAYCSSAQSQADRWVSPTVWDGSTRQRPDGFAWDAVCIDQSVELAWLKAIRDDACALLHGVPTTTEAVGQVADRIGVVRHTNFGGLFDVKVEADPVSNSNTGIGLPPHTDLPTREYQPGLQLLHCLANSVEGGFSFLVDGFRVAEEIRQVDPRAFTLLTTVPWDFANRSRTSDYRWRAPMIGLDADGHLFEVRAGSWLRGPLIAPFDLVEEMYAAYQLFEKISHSERFQIHFRLEPGDCLIFDNRRALHARTAFETGSGHRHLRGCYLDRDELRSSIRLLERHEKQEQVFSSFESKKKAPRV, from the coding sequence ATGGAACCTGAAGACCGGGCGCTGCTTGCGGCACCCCATAACCTGCCCACCGGGGATTTTTCGCTTTACCCCATAGAACACCACCTAACTGCGGCGGAAGTGGCTGGCCAAAAAGTAACGCTGCGGTGGAGCGACAGCCGGGTCAGCGAGTTTCATGCTCTGTGGCTACGCGATAATTGCCCGTGTTGTGTACACCACTACACCATGGAACAAACCTACGAAGTTTCTCAGGCACCCGTTGATTTGCACCCGGCCACGGTGGGGTTAAACAAAGAAGGTGCTTTGGTGGTGGAGTGGGCACCCGAAGAACATCGAAGCGTTTTTCACCCAGGATGGTTGCGGGCTTACTGCTCCTCGGCCCAGAGCCAAGCCGACCGCTGGGTTTCCCCCACCGTGTGGGATGGCTCAACTCGTCAACGCCCGGACGGGTTTGCCTGGGATGCGGTTTGCATCGACCAAAGCGTTGAGTTGGCATGGTTAAAAGCTATCCGTGACGATGCTTGTGCCTTACTGCACGGGGTGCCTACCACCACCGAAGCAGTAGGGCAGGTCGCAGACCGCATTGGGGTGGTGCGCCACACCAACTTTGGTGGACTTTTTGATGTGAAGGTAGAAGCTGACCCGGTAAGTAACTCCAATACCGGCATCGGGCTTCCCCCGCATACTGATCTCCCGACCCGCGAGTATCAACCGGGGTTGCAGTTATTGCACTGTTTGGCGAACAGCGTGGAGGGTGGTTTCAGTTTTTTGGTAGATGGGTTTCGAGTGGCGGAAGAAATTCGTCAAGTGGACCCTCGGGCGTTCACTTTGTTGACCACCGTTCCGTGGGATTTTGCCAACCGCAGTCGCACCAGCGATTATCGGTGGCGCGCCCCGATGATTGGTCTTGACGCCGATGGCCACCTTTTTGAGGTTCGGGCCGGGAGTTGGTTACGGGGCCCATTGATTGCCCCGTTTGATTTAGTAGAAGAAATGTATGCCGCTTACCAGTTGTTTGAAAAAATAAGCCACAGCGAACGTTTTCAAATTCATTTCCGTCTCGAGCCAGGCGACTGTTTAATTTTTGATAATCGTCGGGCCCTGCATGCTCGTACGGCTTTCGAAACAGGGAGTGGACACCGGCATTTGCGGGGCTGTTACCTCGATCGAGACGAACTGCGTTCCAGCATTCGCCTTTTGGAACGCCATGAGAAACAAGAACAAGTTTTTTCTTCTTTTGAGAGTAAGAAAAAGGCCCCCCGGGTTTAA
- a CDS encoding formate dehydrogenase, which translates to MGKRLTTPMVRENGQLREATWDEALDRVADGFRSVVDQHGPDAFGMFCCSKTINEVNYAAQKFARTIIGTNNIDSCNRTUHAPSVVGLATVFGAGGGTSSYQEIEETEAIVLWGSNARAAHPIFFHHLLKGISNGARMWAIDPRRTASAKFADAWLGLNVGTDIALANGVAREIIHAGLVNDEFVEHATEGFEAFAAFVEPWTLDYTAEITGVPAEAIADLAHGYAQAATAQLMWTLGITEHHTGVDNVLALSNLSLLTGHVGRWGSGLVPLRGQNNVQGGGDMGALPNKLPGFQDVADDALRARFETVWGTTFTGEVGLNLTQMFEAMATKDLRAVWVIGENPADSEADAKHARAMLEGLDVLVVQDVFMTRTAQLADVVLPAALGWAESDGTVTSSERRVQRTRAAITPPGQARQEIDIIADLAARMGAKDWGYPTAEELWEELRTVSPMHGGMSWKRLAEEGGLQWPCPDEDHPGSRFLHGRLWERPISGRRAPFSCVEHQPPVDALTEEFPLRLTTGRALDSYNTGVQTENFNSPIRSGEALDLSTADALALGVQAGDRVQVSSRRGSIEMTIDIDASLQTGLAFTTFHFPELADINQLTSDAYDSKSGTAEFKAAAIRVEKIAETTRV; encoded by the coding sequence ATGGGCAAGCGTTTAACCACCCCGATGGTGCGAGAAAATGGCCAATTGCGTGAAGCCACATGGGATGAAGCGTTAGATCGGGTGGCTGACGGTTTTCGCTCGGTGGTTGATCAACATGGGCCAGATGCTTTCGGCATGTTTTGTTGTTCAAAAACCATCAACGAGGTGAACTACGCCGCCCAAAAGTTCGCTCGAACGATCATCGGGACCAACAACATTGACAGTTGTAATCGAACTTGACACGCTCCTAGCGTCGTCGGTCTGGCGACAGTATTCGGAGCAGGGGGTGGAACCTCCTCTTATCAAGAGATTGAAGAAACTGAAGCCATCGTGCTGTGGGGCTCCAATGCTCGGGCCGCCCACCCGATTTTCTTTCACCATCTTTTAAAGGGCATTAGCAACGGAGCGCGCATGTGGGCTATTGACCCGCGGCGTACCGCTTCGGCCAAGTTTGCCGATGCCTGGTTGGGGCTCAACGTGGGCACTGATATTGCTTTAGCTAATGGGGTGGCCCGAGAGATTATTCACGCCGGCTTAGTTAACGACGAGTTTGTAGAACACGCCACCGAAGGGTTCGAAGCTTTCGCCGCTTTTGTCGAACCATGGACGCTGGATTACACCGCGGAAATAACCGGGGTACCCGCAGAAGCAATCGCCGATTTAGCACACGGTTACGCCCAGGCGGCTACCGCTCAACTTATGTGGACCTTGGGGATCACCGAACACCACACCGGGGTGGACAACGTGTTGGCTTTGTCCAACCTGTCGCTGCTTACTGGGCACGTGGGCCGTTGGGGCTCAGGGCTGGTGCCGTTGCGGGGGCAAAACAATGTGCAAGGTGGAGGAGACATGGGTGCGTTGCCCAACAAACTCCCCGGTTTTCAAGATGTGGCCGACGATGCCCTGCGGGCCCGGTTCGAAACAGTTTGGGGCACTACCTTTACTGGCGAAGTGGGGTTAAACCTTACGCAAATGTTCGAGGCCATGGCCACAAAAGATTTACGGGCCGTGTGGGTAATTGGCGAAAACCCGGCTGACTCTGAGGCCGATGCCAAGCATGCGCGAGCCATGTTGGAGGGTCTTGATGTGTTGGTGGTTCAAGACGTGTTTATGACCCGTACGGCACAACTGGCCGATGTGGTTTTGCCGGCTGCTTTGGGTTGGGCAGAGTCCGATGGAACGGTGACCTCTAGCGAGCGGCGGGTGCAAAGAACCCGAGCGGCTATTACCCCTCCGGGGCAGGCTCGTCAAGAAATTGACATTATTGCAGATTTGGCTGCACGCATGGGGGCCAAGGACTGGGGTTATCCCACGGCGGAAGAACTGTGGGAAGAGCTCCGCACGGTGTCACCCATGCACGGTGGCATGTCGTGGAAACGCTTAGCTGAGGAGGGTGGGTTGCAGTGGCCTTGCCCCGACGAAGATCACCCCGGGAGTCGTTTTTTGCACGGTCGGCTTTGGGAGCGACCCATCAGCGGCCGGCGAGCCCCGTTTTCTTGTGTAGAACATCAGCCTCCGGTGGATGCCCTTACCGAAGAGTTTCCGTTGCGCCTAACCACTGGGCGGGCCTTGGATTCATACAACACCGGGGTGCAAACCGAAAACTTCAACTCGCCGATTCGTTCCGGTGAGGCCTTAGACCTCTCTACTGCTGACGCCTTGGCTTTAGGAGTGCAGGCCGGTGACCGAGTGCAAGTGTCGTCGCGCCGAGGTTCTATTGAGATGACCATTGATATTGATGCCTCGCTGCAAACCGGTTTGGCTTTCACTACCTTTCATTTTCCCGAATTGGCCGACATCAACCAACTGACCAGCGATGCGTACGACAGCAAATCGGGGACGGCCGAATTTAAAGCGGCCGCTATTCGGGTAGAAAAGATTGCCGAGACCACCCGTGTCTGA
- a CDS encoding NADH-quinone oxidoreductase subunit E: MGPATLHLDERYVVGGRQRADQRRTLLLPALHALQNAAGWVSPGGLDYVCRMLEVPPAEAYGVATFYHLLGQESPENNDLIHVCDDVACRLFGATDLMDDLTAVGQQVKASPCLGQCERGPAVLVQRIGQQDLSVVAATKQNVEAALGAQDSAASVVLPQQGQEGLPLLARIGLVDPQSLESYREHGGYGALSAALELGGDRVIEEITTAGLSGRGGAAFPTGVKWRAVADQQGRPRHVVCNADESEPGTFKDRTVMEGDPFALLEAMTIAGVSMGAQQGWIYLRGEYPVAAQRLQEAINQANAAGLLGDDVAGSGHKFTVTLRLGAGAYICGEETALFNSIEGFRGEPRNKPPFPTTHGLFGEPTAINNVETLLNVLPIVLLGGAAYAASGTKGSPGTRLFCLSGRVVTPGTYEHEFGVTLRQVIEAAGGVTDEASIRTVLLGGAAGNFVGPEQLDLPLTLEDTRAAGVSLGSGVVMVFTAQDDLVDTVRRIAQFFRDESCGQCVPCRVGTVRQEEVLVRLGRGKALPTDEALFGDLEAVMKDASICGLGQAAASAVRSAMALGLLEVTQ, from the coding sequence ATGGGTCCGGCCACCTTGCATCTTGATGAGCGCTACGTGGTGGGCGGCCGTCAACGGGCTGACCAGCGCCGCACCTTGTTGTTGCCGGCCCTACATGCTTTGCAAAACGCTGCTGGGTGGGTGAGCCCTGGGGGGCTTGACTATGTCTGCCGGATGCTTGAGGTGCCGCCGGCTGAGGCATACGGGGTGGCTACTTTTTACCATTTGTTGGGTCAAGAGAGCCCAGAAAACAATGACCTCATCCATGTATGCGATGACGTGGCTTGCCGGTTATTTGGCGCCACCGACCTTATGGATGACCTCACCGCGGTTGGTCAACAAGTAAAGGCCAGCCCATGTTTGGGTCAGTGCGAGCGGGGTCCGGCAGTGTTGGTGCAACGTATTGGGCAACAAGACCTCTCCGTGGTGGCAGCCACTAAGCAAAATGTTGAAGCAGCGTTGGGTGCTCAAGATTCCGCCGCTTCGGTGGTCCTTCCCCAACAAGGCCAAGAAGGTTTGCCGCTTCTGGCCCGGATTGGATTAGTGGACCCGCAGTCTCTTGAGAGTTACCGAGAGCACGGCGGCTATGGGGCGCTTAGCGCAGCCTTGGAGCTCGGCGGCGACCGGGTCATCGAAGAAATAACTACCGCCGGGCTTTCTGGTCGCGGGGGAGCGGCTTTTCCTACCGGGGTGAAATGGCGCGCCGTGGCCGACCAGCAAGGCCGCCCTCGGCATGTGGTCTGTAACGCCGATGAATCAGAACCGGGCACCTTCAAGGACCGCACGGTCATGGAAGGCGACCCGTTTGCTTTGCTAGAAGCGATGACCATTGCTGGGGTGTCGATGGGTGCTCAACAAGGGTGGATTTATTTACGGGGCGAATACCCAGTGGCGGCACAACGCCTGCAAGAAGCCATTAACCAAGCTAATGCTGCGGGGCTTTTAGGTGATGATGTGGCAGGTTCTGGCCACAAATTTACGGTAACGCTGCGTCTCGGTGCAGGGGCCTATATCTGTGGCGAAGAAACGGCATTGTTTAATTCCATTGAAGGGTTCCGGGGTGAGCCTCGTAACAAGCCACCGTTTCCCACTACTCACGGCTTGTTTGGTGAACCAACAGCGATCAACAATGTAGAGACCCTGCTTAACGTGCTGCCGATAGTACTTTTGGGCGGAGCGGCTTATGCCGCTTCGGGTACCAAAGGGTCGCCGGGCACCCGCTTGTTTTGTTTAAGTGGCCGGGTGGTAACCCCCGGCACGTATGAACACGAGTTTGGGGTGACCTTGCGTCAGGTCATTGAGGCCGCTGGTGGGGTGACCGACGAGGCCAGCATTCGGACGGTCTTGTTGGGGGGAGCGGCCGGCAATTTTGTGGGCCCTGAGCAATTGGACTTACCCCTTACCTTGGAAGACACCCGAGCTGCCGGGGTTTCTTTGGGCTCCGGGGTAGTCATGGTCTTTACGGCCCAAGACGACTTAGTAGACACGGTGCGGCGTATTGCTCAGTTTTTTCGTGACGAGTCTTGTGGGCAATGTGTGCCTTGCCGGGTAGGGACGGTTCGGCAAGAAGAGGTGCTGGTCCGGTTGGGTCGGGGCAAAGCCCTGCCCACCGATGAGGCGTTATTTGGCGATCTTGAAGCAGTAATGAAAGATGCATCTATCTGTGGTTTAGGCCAGGCCGCTGCGTCGGCCGTGCGCTCAGCCATGGCCTTGGGTTTGTTGGAGGTAACTCAATGA
- a CDS encoding Fe-S-binding domain-containing protein yields the protein MNETPVNAPRPLVSCVIDGQEVRVPQGSTILDACTKQGIDTPTLCWAANLTPVNVCRVCVVEVEGSRTLVPSCSRPVEENMVVATDSERVRTSRRMVYELLASSVEMDRSEPEVLAWMDHYGADPDRMGPVDERATVAQPVKVEDDLYVRDYERCILCYKCVEACGDDAQHTFAIATAGRGFDAHISTEFDKSLPDSACVYCGNCIGVCPTGALVFKTEHDMRQEGTWDQAAQEVTTTVCSFCGVGCNLELHVQDDRIVKVTSPADHSVTSGHLCIKGRFGWQHAQP from the coding sequence ATGAACGAAACGCCAGTAAATGCGCCACGACCTTTGGTGTCGTGCGTCATTGATGGACAAGAGGTACGGGTACCCCAGGGGTCAACCATTTTGGATGCTTGTACCAAACAGGGGATTGATACCCCCACGTTGTGTTGGGCGGCCAACCTTACGCCGGTAAATGTGTGTCGGGTGTGTGTAGTTGAGGTGGAAGGTTCACGCACTTTGGTGCCATCGTGCTCGCGCCCAGTAGAAGAAAACATGGTGGTGGCTACCGATAGTGAACGGGTGCGTACCAGTCGCCGCATGGTTTATGAGCTTTTGGCTTCGTCGGTAGAAATGGATCGTTCCGAACCTGAAGTCTTGGCTTGGATGGATCACTACGGGGCCGACCCGGACCGCATGGGGCCGGTAGACGAAAGGGCTACGGTGGCTCAACCGGTCAAGGTAGAAGATGACCTTTATGTCCGAGATTATGAGCGGTGCATTTTGTGTTACAAGTGTGTGGAAGCTTGCGGAGATGATGCCCAACACACTTTTGCTATTGCCACGGCAGGCCGTGGGTTTGATGCCCATATTTCCACAGAGTTCGATAAGTCGCTGCCTGATTCGGCGTGTGTTTATTGCGGGAACTGCATAGGGGTGTGCCCTACCGGGGCTTTGGTGTTTAAAACCGAACATGATATGCGCCAAGAGGGCACATGGGATCAAGCAGCACAAGAGGTAACCACCACGGTGTGTTCTTTCTGTGGCGTGGGCTGCAATTTAGAACTCCATGTGCAAGACGACCGTATTGTCAAGGTCACCTCGCCGGCTGATCACTCGGTCACCTCGGGCCATCTCTGCATTAAGGGTCGTTTCGGGTGGCAACACGCTCAACCATGA
- a CDS encoding branched-chain amino acid ABC transporter permease, with protein MTAVQERKSISRVSVVDRFLTVIKTLLVSLVVVGVVAFIAQQIDPSNAFAQWRNPGARALTADQFKGLVISGLSQGVLYGLIALGYSMVYGVLGFINFAHGEVFMVSVYTGYIASHKFAANGMWESNFLLCLVIVLLLATTVATATAILMERIAYRPLRNSPRLIPLITSIGVSFFLQNAVLGFFGPSTRSYPQLPEWLSKQYSILTFEISGTKLMVLLVTVVSMTGLWYLVERTKTGKAMRAVAEDKEIASLMGINVNRIIVTTFGVGGAMAGVAGIMFGLLFRAVHPMTGFLPGIKAFTAAVVGGIGNLGGAMTGGIALGSAESIAPMMILEPLGVPGVTQLKDAVAFTVLVMVLLFKPAGLFGEQLSSEDRP; from the coding sequence GTGACTGCTGTTCAGGAACGAAAGTCAATAAGTCGGGTTTCAGTGGTTGATCGTTTTTTGACGGTCATTAAAACCTTGTTAGTGAGTTTGGTGGTTGTCGGGGTGGTGGCGTTTATCGCTCAACAGATAGACCCTTCCAATGCTTTCGCTCAGTGGCGCAACCCGGGCGCTCGGGCGCTTACCGCCGACCAGTTCAAAGGCTTGGTTATCTCTGGCCTCTCTCAGGGTGTGCTTTATGGTTTGATTGCGCTGGGCTACTCCATGGTTTACGGCGTTTTAGGGTTTATTAACTTTGCTCACGGCGAAGTCTTCATGGTGAGTGTTTATACCGGCTATATCGCTTCACACAAGTTCGCTGCTAACGGCATGTGGGAAAGCAACTTTTTGCTTTGCTTGGTCATTGTGTTGTTGCTGGCCACGACGGTAGCTACCGCTACGGCCATTTTGATGGAGCGCATTGCTTACCGGCCGTTGCGTAACTCGCCTCGCTTGATTCCCCTGATTACTTCAATCGGGGTGTCTTTCTTTTTGCAAAACGCCGTGCTGGGCTTCTTCGGCCCGTCTACTCGCAGTTACCCACAGTTGCCTGAGTGGTTGTCGAAGCAATATTCAATTCTTACTTTTGAAATTTCTGGCACCAAACTAATGGTGTTGCTGGTGACCGTGGTTTCTATGACGGGTCTTTGGTATTTGGTGGAACGCACTAAAACCGGCAAAGCCATGCGAGCGGTGGCCGAAGACAAAGAAATTGCTTCACTTATGGGTATTAATGTCAACCGCATCATCGTGACTACCTTCGGGGTGGGCGGGGCCATGGCAGGTGTAGCGGGGATCATGTTCGGTTTGTTGTTCCGGGCGGTACACCCCATGACCGGTTTCTTGCCTGGTATTAAGGCCTTCACCGCTGCTGTGGTGGGGGGTATCGGCAACCTTGGAGGGGCCATGACCGGCGGAATTGCTTTGGGTTCCGCAGAGTCGATCGCTCCGATGATGATTCTTGAACCTTTGGGGGTTCCCGGGGTGACACAGTTAAAGGACGCCGTGGCTTTCACCGTATTGGTGATGGTGCTTTTGTTTAAGCCTGCCGGGCTCTTCGGAGAGCAACTTTCATCGGAGGACCGGCCATGA
- a CDS encoding branched-chain amino acid ABC transporter permease has protein sequence MTEIKMAPAAKILDQDWRNIFRWGAICAITLVFISLVGMPAKLNLRLIINPTLSLGYVSLFWIPVMFGFVASTHIALEGMEVSRPGIRDVVTGLVTGLIGSFGLVLLILGMDNFDITDPLVNWGPNLLELLTTGRGVGTGILGWMAASAFLGMAGASLHVLTPLLRRIVSSAILGMISIAILEDAIDDFSEGFRLEWLVDLVYAKRGGLTNKSAIIVAILMAAVSVLSKGRIKKAKANFRALDEVQRKKKSMVLFALVTAAVVILPMFAGGYVNSLLANVGIFLLLALGLNIVVGLAGILDLGYVAFFAVGGYATAVLTSPQSPWFAPEIGFVPAMLIAVVLAGITGLAIGAPVIRMRGDYLAIVTLGFGEIIRLLFMSDFLKPYFGGAQGITNVPGVDLGFLTISGTDPKGVFYLVLVFSALAVYISWRLQASRLGRSWMAIREDEQVAEAMGINTVNSKLMAFVVGAILASFAGSVMVARVGSVFPNSFMILVSIIILVVVIVGGMGSIPGVFVGSFVLIGVLGGPRQPGLLQEFGQLKLLIYGALLVFMMLKRPEGLVPSARRSQELHQDEFLQDAWFKGDDEAEGSDEQTTSAEGEGASV, from the coding sequence ATGACGGAAATTAAGATGGCTCCTGCCGCCAAAATACTTGACCAAGACTGGCGAAACATATTTCGTTGGGGCGCAATTTGTGCCATTACGTTGGTCTTTATTTCATTGGTCGGCATGCCCGCAAAGTTGAACCTGCGATTAATCATTAACCCCACTTTGAGCCTGGGTTATGTCTCTTTGTTCTGGATTCCAGTGATGTTCGGCTTTGTGGCTTCGACGCATATTGCGCTTGAAGGTATGGAGGTCTCTCGTCCGGGCATACGTGATGTAGTGACCGGTTTAGTGACCGGCCTGATCGGTAGCTTCGGCTTGGTTCTGCTCATTTTGGGCATGGACAACTTCGATATCACCGACCCGTTGGTGAACTGGGGCCCGAACCTTCTTGAATTGTTGACTACGGGCCGGGGCGTCGGCACCGGTATTTTGGGCTGGATGGCAGCCAGTGCATTTTTAGGCATGGCCGGTGCGTCACTCCATGTACTCACTCCGTTGCTGAGGCGCATTGTTTCTTCAGCGATCCTGGGCATGATCTCTATCGCGATTTTAGAAGACGCTATTGACGACTTTTCTGAAGGGTTTCGTTTGGAATGGTTGGTGGATTTGGTCTACGCCAAGCGTGGGGGTTTGACGAATAAGTCAGCAATTATTGTGGCTATTTTGATGGCGGCCGTTTCTGTATTGTCAAAAGGCCGGATCAAAAAAGCTAAAGCGAATTTCCGTGCCCTTGACGAGGTGCAACGTAAGAAGAAGTCGATGGTTCTTTTTGCCTTAGTTACTGCTGCGGTAGTGATATTGCCTATGTTTGCCGGGGGTTACGTCAACTCCTTGCTGGCTAACGTGGGTATTTTTCTTCTCTTGGCTTTGGGGTTGAACATTGTGGTTGGTTTGGCCGGCATCTTGGATCTTGGCTACGTAGCTTTCTTCGCCGTCGGTGGCTATGCAACTGCGGTGCTTACCTCGCCGCAGTCGCCTTGGTTTGCTCCAGAAATTGGGTTTGTGCCGGCCATGTTGATCGCGGTGGTGCTGGCCGGTATAACCGGTTTGGCTATTGGGGCACCAGTTATTCGTATGCGCGGTGATTATTTGGCCATTGTGACTTTGGGCTTTGGTGAGATCATTCGTTTGCTCTTCATGTCCGACTTCTTGAAGCCTTATTTTGGTGGGGCGCAGGGGATTACCAACGTGCCCGGTGTTGATCTGGGTTTCCTTACTATTTCAGGGACCGACCCGAAGGGGGTTTTCTACCTAGTCCTCGTATTTAGCGCTTTGGCAGTTTACATTTCGTGGCGGCTGCAGGCCTCTCGCTTGGGTCGATCTTGGATGGCCATTCGTGAAGATGAGCAGGTGGCAGAAGCTATGGGTATTAACACGGTGAACTCAAAACTTATGGCTTTTGTGGTGGGAGCAATTTTGGCTTCTTTCGCTGGCTCGGTCATGGTGGCTCGTGTTGGTTCGGTCTTCCCTAACAGCTTCATGATTTTGGTTTCCATCATTATTTTGGTGGTGGTAATTGTGGGTGGCATGGGTTCCATCCCCGGGGTGTTCGTCGGATCCTTTGTGCTGATTGGGGTGTTAGGTGGCCCAAGGCAACCTGGGTTACTCCAAGAGTTCGGTCAGTTGAAGTTGCTTATCTACGGGGCTTTGCTGGTATTTATGATGTTGAAGCGCCCAGAAGGTTTGGTGCCGAGTGCTCGACGAAGCCAGGAACTCCACCAAGACGAGTTCTTGCAGGATGCCTGGTTTAAGGGCGACGATGAAGCCGAGGGGTCTGATGAGCAGACTACGTCGGCCGAGGGAGAGGGGGCATCTGTATGA